In Scatophagus argus isolate fScaArg1 chromosome 3, fScaArg1.pri, whole genome shotgun sequence, the genomic stretch GTTTCAACAACAGAATATATTtggaaatatatattttttttttacaaggaaTTCAAGTGAGAACTGGACACCAGACATTTAGTATAGTCCTCATACCTGGATTCCTCTATAGGCAGTGATATCAAACTATTTCATTAACATTTGGTCTCAgaagtagtaaaaaaaaacaaaacaagaataaaacaaatgaacatgtCACAAGCAATGTGGTTAAAAGGTAAATCCACAGTAAATCTCAAAGGGCAGAAACTGCTTCTATCTGCTTCTAACTTTCAAGTGTTGTACATCTGGTCACACTCGCAGCAGGTGCCCTTCTTTTAAGAGCTGTTAAAACCCCAGCTATAAAAGTCATGTATATACCTGCTGACATGACTGACTGGAAATGCAACATAACTCACAGTCTGAAGCCCCAGAGAGCGGCGCAGCAGCTGGTGTCTGCCTTTTGTGATCCAGTGTGAATTAAtccttaaaacaaaaaaggatcAAGTTCATCTGACCAATAAAACTGGGAGAGAACATTGAAACTGACCAACATCTGGCAGCAAATAAATCCCATCATTTGAAAAATAAGGCTAAGCAAATCACTTGCTTCAACTGATTTGAATATAATTGCAGCTTGGTGTTGTACAGATCATCACAGGGCTCTTCAAAGCAGATATCAGTGTCTGAATATACGCCATCAGTTCACCAACGCATCAGTCTGTGCGCACTCGCTGTCAGTGTGATAGTagactgtgtgtgaatgcatgtgagCCTTGCATGTCAAGGGAATGTCATAGAACAAACAAAGCTGATGGAGATGTGAGGGATGAACTGCAGGGGGCTCCCAGCTTCAGGCTCCATGTCACCAGCTGCTGTGGTTCTGCACTCGGGCtttagcagcagcacagtggccATTGGTGCCGTTTTCTCCTTTGGGACTATGAGACGCCTTGAGGCCTTGTGTGGGCGTGTCGGGCTCTTCGTCTGAGCTGCTCTCAATGTCACTGCGGACGTCGTTGCACACCTAGAAGGTAGATGGAGGGCGAAAACATCGACAAGCTctttaaggattttttttttcgcacaaactaaagaaaaaacaatctaCAGAGGTTAgacaaagtaaacattaaaCGACAAATGTCAATCCAATGTGGTAACTTCATCATCACCTTTACAAACACTATTATCTTTTATGGTGATACGATTTCAGACATTTACTAGTGTCCAGAGTCCAGACAGCTCTCAAAGAGACGGTTTGTTTTATCTTTCCTGTGGACAGAAAAGTGTTCATACCCATCGTAAAAGATTCATTAGGAAAAACCAGGTACTGGAACACCTGAGGCCAGGAAGCTCTCCTCCCTTATGCCTCACTTAATGGTTTTATCCAGTGGTCCCCAGCCTGGGGTTAGATGCATACAGTGAGATGGGAGATGAATCTAGTGCCTTGTTGCCTACGTTACAAATGTAGGCAATAAGGGAAAAATACTTTTTGATACAATGTTCATTATTCTGATTGTAATTTTGCTCCATTCTTATAAATTATGATAGTTTTatacttttaaaaaattaaatctaatGGAACAATCAGAGCACAGAAAATCATTGTTTGATTGAATTCAGGCTCCCCTCTAAATGCAGAGTATTGAAATGATCAGGCCAGAGGAGTCAGTCTTTCTTCCCTGGCTAACAGCACGACTTCTACAAACTGTGTCATGTATCAATGAGTTAACTCCAAATGAACTCTGATAGAAACAggcagaaaaaggaggaaatggAGGCTGTTTGTTGCTCCAAAGCTCAGCTCCAGTACTGAATGTTAGCAAAGTCAACTAAACTACTTTTGAGCCAGAAACTGTCACAATCTCTACTGCTCAGTGTGATTGACTACTTGGAGCCATCCTGTAGTGAGCTAGGATTTTACAGCTGAACTATGACCTGAAgacactttttatttctctgactgCCAGACGGTGTCATAAACATCAGAATGACGAAAGGGATTAAAACGTGTCTTACGAGTTTAACAGGTAAAGCACAAGTGTCAAATAGATTACAGACCTACTTATAGCTCGGGGAGAGTGAATAATAAATTTCTTATACTTGTAGGTTCAGAGTGCTGAACAAAAcatgagtaataataatgttaataataaccCTGTCTGAAATAAGTGACAAGATTTATTAGAGTTAGCTACACACATTTCTTGTCCACACAAAGCACCTGCATTCATCAACACCACAAGGTGGTGCTGTGGGACAGTTTCGACACACCCCTGCCTAATGAGAAACAGTTGGACATACCTGACATTCATGACAATATTAGCACATTAGTCATCATTTACAACTCTCCTCTAAATCTGAGTACCGGTCTACTGTGACAGCTGTCCAATTAAACCCACTACAACACATGGGTCCTCATGGAAATGGATGGGTCAGATGGAATGAAGACATGCAAAAGGAATCACAACAGAGGGAGTCAACAGGAACTTACAGCCAGAAAAGAGACAAGGTAAAGGTCTCAAGCGGACAAAGCAAACGAAGAGAAGCAAGAGAGCAGTGAATAAGGGCTCAgtggacaaagacagacagaaacacaggatctccctctctcattccaGAGGGAGAGGAAACAAACGGCGTCTgcagagagaatgagacagagagtCAGGGACAGCTTGGAAAAAAGTGGAGGGGCAGCAAATTCACCTCCAAAAATAGCCAATGTGTTATGTGTTACACTTTGAGAAACATTCTGTTCATGGACAAACGCCTGGCTGGGACTAATATTTATTTGGTGTTCTTAATGGCCTTTCCATTCATCACTCATCTAAATGTTACCATGACTATTTATTAATCACATCAAAAGCCTTGTTATGTCCCTACAAAAAGTTTAGAGGTAGTGTTTTAGGGTAAACAGCTTTGGGACATTATTGCTAATCTTTGCTTACGCAATAGTATTAAAGGAGAGATCAGAATCCTTTGAATTTTTTGAATCTACGCCACTTTGGATAGACTTTGAGCTGCAGTAAATCTGGAAATCTGAAAATATGTGAAGTGAAACTAACAGGTGCTTGTACCAAACAAATAAAGGTACCTTGTCGGAAGATGATTAGTTGGATGCTCTAGTGTAAAATTCCtttcacaaaaaatgtttttaaacaacTGCGATTGCAGGAATAGCTTGGATGTGCAGGGGGTCACACCCCTCAGCAGGGCTGGTCTGCCACTTTTACTTCAAATAGCTGACAAAATGATCATTTAGGGAATATCTTTAAACTTGTTATGTTTGACCAAATGTTCAAAaccaaaatacatttaatattcTGTCACACAAGCCAACATAAAGCAGcacatcctcacatttgagaggcTGGAACTAGtgaatttttgtcttttttttctttaacaaacaaaaatatgaacaattATTGGAGTAgttggagggagagagagagagctttttGTTGATCAATTATCTGTTTAATCAAATGATTATTTCAGCTCTACATCGTAGTACATCTCAGTAATCTCCCAGCGGGTTTGTGCGGTGACTCACCTTGCCCCGCAGCATGGCCTTGACAGCTATACGGGCTATGAGGTAGGACCAGATGATATGCAGCACTTGGAGGACCAGCAGTAAGAAGTTGAATAGCCACCAGGATGGGTATGGCCCAACTATGGCCCAGCTCTCAAACATAGTGGAGTTCAGGATCCTGGACAAGACAAACACATATTCACCGAATAGTCTCATGCACACATAAAATAATTGATCCCAGTGAGAGCAAAAAGTAGTCAAGCCCTACTTTAATCTACCAGCACTCTTCTAATGAGACCCATTCTAACAGTGTGACTCTAATTCCCATTTGGATGCCAATGGCAACCATGCAGACGAGTAACACAGAACTTCAGTAAAGTTAGGTGAGTGTCTGGTGAGGTCATGTCTTCCTTTAAATCCAGGTGAGTGACAGGAGGTTATCAACAGacccacctcctccagcagagGTATACATTTCAGTCCAGGCAACATTAGCTATATCACTCATCCACACCAAGACACTGAATATAGCTGCTCAAGTTACTTATGCCAATGATAGGTTCCCTATTGTCAGTCTTTCTAGAAGTTGAGCTCCAACATGCAGGTCCCTGTCAAGCAATAGCAGAGCAAACAGCTTCCATAAGCCTAAACATTAGCACAAGAGCTCTGCAGTGCTCccaacaaaaaataaacctaGGAATCTGACAGTTGGAGTTACTGTAAACATGCTAGAAATTGCCTCATATGATCTACAAACTGGGAGTTGTGTGACTTTGGAGTTATTTCTAAACAATAGTGTGGTGGTTTCCACCAGGTTTTAAGGGTACAGGTTATGTGCTGCTGACCAGTGTGACACATTACAGCTACAGGATATGCACTGCCATTACATGCAAGAACAATTTCAGACACCGAAGCACAGTGGGAGTATAATGCCCTCTGTGCCTTCATTTGCttataaaaacaaagctaaaacacagcattttgcacacattttccAACCTGCATGACTTAAGAGATTGCCTTGTCAACGAAATAACatgaaagcattttattttcagtttggctCTCATGCATTAATGTATTGATCAACATCAAGACAAGTGGGTGTCACTATGAACTCACCATATTGGATATATAACAAGTCGTGTGATAAAGAATGCCACACTAAACACAATAAAGAGGAAGTCACACAAGCGCTGGTACTTGGCATAGTTGGCCAGCTTGGCTGcctgttggaaaaaaaataaataaaatagaacagaaTTAGCAATTCATAATGAGTTTTGTGTAAAGTATAATTTTTAGGACCATTCATCAAATAATATAATTCCTGATTGGATTTCAGACGGGGGAAgtgaacatttcacatttcatctcCATCGTTTAACAAACCAAATGATGCAAAGCAAAAAGGCAAATGAACAATATCCTAAAAGAAAACTACTGCATGCAGAAGCAAAGGGTACACAGTTACTTCCTCCTTTGACATCTGTCATTTGTGCCTGTACCTTCCATATTGTTCCATTTTGTGGTTAGTATGGGTGTACCTGCATATTAGCAATATCTTCTGTTCAACAGATGTGCTTAGAGTGGAACAACACTGCTCTGATTTCAGACAACATCATACTTTAAGTAGCCATTTCATGAGATATACCTTCCTAGAAAAGCTGTAAAGAGGGCTTTAAGTGCAGATTAAAGACCTGGTGGAGAGAATCAATTGCAGTTTGCACAgctcaaaagaaaaataaaaacgcCCATCTACGATATGATCCGAAATATGTCCACAAGCAAAGAGAAGTgcaggttgtttgttttgtaattagCAGCTTAAAACAATACAACGATATGGAAACTTCAGTCCAATTCAAAGAGGAATCCCGCATTGCGTTTCTTGCCGTTACCACTGACTTACCTCTAGCAGGAAGTCGGAGGCATCGTGGACACACATCACGAGGCTCCCTACTCGCGCCATGTTGTTGACGTAGGAAAAGCTGATCAAGCTAACTGTAGCCAGGTGATGGATGAACATGATCAAGAAGTCCTGCaatcaaacagagagaggaatggTCAGCATACATAACCCTTTGTTTTGTGCTACTAAAGAAATGCAGTCAAGAACACACAGGGGTGAACTGGTGGTTAACACGCATACAACAAAAAGAGTCCCGGTCTGCAaaataccaaaagtaaaagtattttgtTACAGAATCCAAGACAGACAAATCTATGCTCACACCACATTACTGAACAGTATATTGGTAATAACATCAATACTAAAGTGCAATATGatcattttattattctttttgttattctttattattcttattattacaTTCATGCACTATTTCTGGATGAGCTTAGGGTgacaacatgtaaaaaaaattaactctCTTACAACCAAAACCACATTTCCTCTCCTGTTAGCATCACCaccacaaaagaaacaaacaacaaaaaaaaaaaccaccatCAGTAATGCCAAAACTATTCATCCATCTCAGCTGTCACAAGATGATACCAAATgtcagacaaaagacagaaatatgtcAAAGCTCTGCACCAGAAGTAGTTCTCCTCTCTGCAAACTTTGCACTCACATGttgtccaaaacacaaaattctgTGTGTCACTTTTGGATTCAGGAGCCAACAAgtgacacacactgctgcactgacaCCCACATTGACTGAGAGCAAATTTCAAATGTTGGGAGAGAATCAGAAACAGACACTTCTTGAAACTGCTCCAGTTCTCACCTTTCTGACTCTTGTGCACAGCAGGGTCTCCTATTTCAAATGATATCGCCATTTAAGAGACAGGACTTACTGCTTTGAGGTAAAGGGAGAACTATGAGAGCTGCACCTCAGCTAAAATCTCTATGAAATGAACTCCTTGAGCCAGGATTCAAATGGCAATTaccatcaccatggcaaccttTGATTCCAGCTGGGGGAAACACAGCTGATCTACACCAAATCACTGTGAAGATGTGTGAAGAAGTATGAAATCAGctatcttctttcttttcccttattttcaaataaaactgtaaCATTTAAAGATGTATAAATAAACATGGTGGTCTGACCTATTTCTGTTGTGCTTATTTTATATACTGCAGCCAACTGCGGCATCTCAACTGCCAGTCAGACTAACTCCTACTGCTAGTTTTGGGTAAACTCAACTGTCGCTTTCTTTAGCCTGTGGCTCAACGGGTAAATTTATTCATcacttcagtcacactcttacatatttacataattagactctttttcacttttccaaCTGTTTTGACTCCCTCAGCTGTTTCTCCATACAAATTAAGGCTGGAAATTAAGTTTGGCATAGGCTTTCaacatacattaaaatatttcacatctttCATATATTATACTACTTCACTCGCAGCCATTATTCATACTCCTTCAGCAGCCTGTTCATACAAAGTTAAGCCAGCTATGCAGCTCACATGTCGCGAGCTCCCAGCCAGTACTGAAGCAGTGTTATTCTTATTCATCATTCTTCAGCATCCAAAATTTACACAGCAAAGTACTTTTTTGTACTGAATTTCATCACCATTGTTTCTTAACAGGCAGCATTCACTCTTCTAGAGGAAACGGACAGAATAAAACTGAAGAAAGTGGAAGCACTTGCTTCACGCAGCCTGACTTAGAGGGGGAACATGTAGGTGAAAGATTAGCAGTGCAGAACAaccaaagacaaaatacaaagGCAGAGGCGGATTAAGAGCGAAGCTTAAGACAGGAGACATGTGCATTTGACAGGCAAGTTGtgggctgacagcagcagactgtaaggctggacagacagagggagatcTGGAACAGGTAAAAAATAGATTTGGTCTAAAATACCAAATGGCTCCATTTCAAACCAGCCTTCTATACTGCATCAGTGTCTTTCACATTTGGCAATTTTAATAGGCTACTGGTCTCTACAGCAGCAGGGCCACTGATGGATATTATGTAAAATCCCATAAACATTATGTGTACATTTCtgtaaaagtcatttttaacacacatgtttttaactcacacacacacacacaggaccttTAAGACCAAGTTCGTAAAGCCAATAAAACgcatccatccatctttattGACCCTCTCCCAAAGGTCTTCCCCATTGTTTGCATGAATACTGGCTCTTCTGCATGTTTGAAAATCTTTTGGTTAAAGTTATTAGCTTGAACAGCAGGAGCGTCAGCTGCCTCATCAGAACATGTCATGACATAAACAGCTTGAATCTTACAGttgacaaattaaaacaaaaagcacttgTCTACTTTTCCATTTGTCGTACCAAACATCTAAAACATTAAAAGGCACgtgtctgtggctgcagctaACTCTGCTCTAATACACTGGTATTTTGTGGAATTTTTGCAATTCTAATAGAATTAGGCCTGCTCCATCACATGACAGTGGGTGCCCTCGTGCTGAGAATACACAGCATTCACAGACTGAGCAGCACCAGCTGCTCCCTGACCCCCCTcccaaaaaatataaacatgtgaTCACCCAAAATTATCACAACTGTAATAACTTAAAACTAAGCATACATTTGAATAGCTTTTGATGCACACACGTGCATATATCCGTACACACATCCTCTGCCAAATGAGGAACAACAGATGCATCAGCAAACGTTTCACAGGGAGTGGCAACTGTGGTATAGCCATAATGATCTAACCTAacagagacagagctgctggTGTTCTTCTTACCTTCCTTTTAATGTCAGTGAACTGGGAGAACATCAGTGACCAGTAGAAAGCCAATTCTGTCACATAGTAGTGGTACAGACCAGGAGTCATGACCTGAAGGGACAGAGACATAAAACAGCTTGAGGTCAAATAAGTTTTGTATTCAATTTATTTCCTAAAGCATACTACACTGGACTTGACACAGTACTGAGAGTGAATGGATGACAT encodes the following:
- the cers5 gene encoding ceramide synthase 5, whose protein sequence is MAALSAWFWNERFWLPHNVTWADLADPAPGVEYPKAGHLLTALPLALGIFAVRILFERFIASTCARSLYIQPGVGRRAQPNAVLEKVFTSITKNPDSRHLDGLSKQLDWEVRKVQRWFRHRRNQDKPSTHTKFCESMWRFTFYLCIFTYGLQFLWQSPWMWDTRHCWYGYPYQVMTPGLYHYYVTELAFYWSLMFSQFTDIKRKDFLIMFIHHLATVSLISFSYVNNMARVGSLVMCVHDASDFLLEAAKLANYAKYQRLCDFLFIVFSVAFFITRLVIYPIWILNSTMFESWAIVGPYPSWWLFNFLLLVLQVLHIIWSYLIARIAVKAMLRGKVCNDVRSDIESSSDEEPDTPTQGLKASHSPKGENGTNGHCAAAKARVQNHSSW